From Vicia villosa cultivar HV-30 ecotype Madison, WI unplaced genomic scaffold, Vvil1.0 ctg.001782F_1_1, whole genome shotgun sequence, the proteins below share one genomic window:
- the LOC131636554 gene encoding uncharacterized protein LOC131636554: MLETQISQVAQTTSAQVVPGGQFPGQTQPNPKGTANSITLRSETAYEGPKNPNLSSLEKPKEDAEPKDQVEEPEKSEKQSEPEVENRTPQPYKPPIPFPQQLKNTKIENQFQKFIKVIEKLHVEIPFTEAITQIPSYAKFLKDILSNKRRLDDSKPLECHSISENKLAKKDKDPGSFSIPCVLGNHMIDKAFLDLGASVSLMPLAVCKRLKQGELQPTKMSLQLSDRSVKYPMGILEDIPVKIG, translated from the coding sequence ATGCTTGAAACCCAaatttcacaagtagctcaaACCACCTCTGCACAAGTTGTACCTGGAGGACAATTCCCTGGACAAACCCAACCTAATCCCAAAGGAACAGCAAATTCTATCACCCTAAGAAGTGAAACCGCTTATGAAGGACCGAAAAATCCTAACCTAAGCTCATTGGAAAAACCTAAGGAAGATGCTGAACCAAAAGACCAGGTAGAGGAACCAGAGAAATCCGAAAAGCAGTCAGAACCAGAGGTAGAGAATCGCACACCACAACCTTACAAACCACCTATTCCATTTCCACAACAGTTGAAAAACACCAAAATAGAAAACCAATTCCAAAAGTTCATTAAGGTAATAGAGAAACTCCACGTAGAAATCCCTTTTACCGAAGCAATAACCCAGATACCATCATATGCTAAGTTCTTGAAGGATATTTTGTCCAACAAACGAAGACTCGACGATTCCAAACCTTTAGAATGTCATTCCATATCCGAGAATAAACTTGCCAAGAAAGATAAAGATCCTGGAAGTTTTTCTATCCCTTGCGTCCTAGGAAATCATATGATAGACAAAGCATTTCTGGACTTAGGAGCAAGCGTAAGTCTGATGCCCTTGGCTGTTTGTAAGAGGTTAAAACAAGGAGAGCTTCAACCTACTAAGATGTCGTTACAACTATCCGATAGATCCGTTAAATACCCCATGGGTATCTTAGAGGACATACCTGTCAAGATTGGTTAG